A stretch of the Planktothricoides raciborskii GIHE-MW2 genome encodes the following:
- a CDS encoding cupin domain-containing protein, producing the protein MNKICMIPVVKSPKEYQVYKISPKDTNRLAIVFDPNNANMSLAVCVEIFDIGGKTPPNRHTMAVEMFYILQGEGMAICDGKQVQIQAGDSLLVPPTGIHEIINTGSTRLYALCVMVPNEDFIELIRSGIPMELDEEDLQVLRR; encoded by the coding sequence ATGAATAAAATTTGTATGATTCCCGTGGTTAAAAGCCCAAAAGAATATCAAGTTTATAAAATTAGTCCAAAGGATACGAATCGATTAGCCATTGTCTTCGATCCAAATAATGCAAATATGTCCTTAGCGGTTTGTGTGGAAATTTTTGATATCGGAGGAAAAACCCCACCAAATCGACATACGATGGCCGTAGAAATGTTTTATATTCTCCAAGGAGAGGGCATGGCGATTTGTGATGGCAAACAAGTGCAAATTCAAGCCGGGGATAGCTTGTTAGTTCCCCCCACAGGAATCCATGAAATTATTAATACGGGTTCGACTCGCTTGTATGCGTTATGTGTGATGGTGCCTAATGAAGATTTTATAGAATTAATTAGAAGTGGGATTCCTATGGAATTAGATGAGGAAGATTTGCAAGTGTTGCGACGTTAA
- a CDS encoding glycosyltransferase family 4 protein yields the protein MKILVLSWEFPPRIVGGIARHVAELYPELVKLGHEIYLITVEFGQAPLYEVVEGIHVHRVPVRSGHDFFQWVANMNDSMGELGGKLLGESGSFDLIHGHDWLVSDAAIALKYHFKLPLVATIHATEYGRYNGLHNQTHYYIHGKESHLAHEAWRIIVCSHYMRQEMQRAFHSPWDKIDVIYNGIRPEKKPLLHEFDAGNFRRRFANDDQQIVYYVGRMTHEKGISVLLSAAPKVLWEMGGHVKFVIVGGGNTDSLKFLAWNLGIWDHCYFTGFMSDDDLHKFQTIANCAVFPSLYEPFGIVALESFAARVPVVVSNTGGLPEVVQHTQTGIVTEANNSDSLAWGILEVLKNPGYRQWLVDNAYADLQWRFNWAKLAKQTERVYQQVVTERSQVEW from the coding sequence ATGAAAATTCTGGTATTAAGTTGGGAGTTTCCACCAAGAATTGTCGGGGGGATTGCTCGCCATGTGGCGGAGTTATATCCAGAGTTGGTCAAACTAGGACATGAAATCTATTTGATTACGGTGGAGTTTGGCCAAGCACCCTTGTATGAGGTGGTGGAAGGGATCCATGTACATCGCGTACCTGTGCGATCCGGTCACGACTTTTTCCAGTGGGTGGCAAATATGAACGATAGCATGGGAGAGTTGGGGGGCAAGCTGCTAGGAGAATCCGGTTCCTTTGATCTGATTCATGGCCATGATTGGTTGGTCTCCGATGCCGCGATCGCCCTCAAATATCACTTTAAACTGCCGTTAGTAGCCACCATTCATGCCACAGAATACGGGCGATACAATGGTTTACATAACCAGACTCACTATTATATCCACGGAAAAGAGTCTCACTTAGCCCATGAAGCATGGCGCATTATTGTCTGTAGTCACTATATGCGACAGGAGATGCAACGGGCGTTTCACAGTCCTTGGGATAAAATTGATGTGATCTATAATGGGATTCGCCCTGAGAAAAAACCCTTATTGCATGAGTTTGATGCTGGGAATTTCCGCCGCCGCTTTGCCAATGATGACCAACAAATTGTCTATTATGTAGGACGCATGACCCATGAAAAAGGCATCTCCGTGCTACTCAGTGCCGCACCCAAAGTCCTTTGGGAAATGGGCGGTCACGTCAAATTTGTGATTGTCGGTGGTGGCAATACTGATAGCTTAAAATTTCTTGCCTGGAATTTGGGAATTTGGGATCACTGCTATTTCACCGGATTTATGTCCGATGATGACTTACACAAATTCCAAACGATCGCCAATTGTGCTGTTTTTCCCAGTCTGTACGAACCTTTTGGGATTGTCGCCCTGGAAAGCTTCGCGGCTAGGGTGCCAGTGGTCGTTTCCAATACTGGGGGCTTACCAGAGGTCGTCCAACATACGCAAACGGGGATTGTCACTGAGGCAAATAACTCTGATTCTTTAGCCTGGGGCATTTTGGAAGTGCTAAAAAATCCCGGATACCGACAGTGGTTGGTTGATAATGCTTATGCGGATTTACAGTGGCGCTTTAACTGGGCAAAACTCGCGAAACAAACTGAGAGAGTTTATCAACAAGTGGTGACAGAGCGATCGCAGGTCGAATGGTAA